A genomic region of Vibrio sp. 10N contains the following coding sequences:
- a CDS encoding LysR family transcriptional regulator → MNLSQIEAFCAVVDAGSVSEAARVLNCNRTKLSMAIKALEKDLDTDLFVRTGNNVTLSEIGKAIYKDCENLLVTSARIRQTCAQVSGDFATELRIAHDDSLPDQVWQDLTLELNQRYPALSLNIVLASSGDLADIVEKKQVDFAFGVDFEREDDPMLTYQPLGKIRMMSVCRADHKLSKLPRVSDEVLRDQMQVSLAYLNLRDNPELLPFSLKYIGFSSFEFMLKTIISEGAWGVLPEPLIRQLLREQTLSVIKHTYGLTQEDFCMLTSSGMSEHPAMTWLADQISDYLFTF, encoded by the coding sequence ATCAATCTTTCTCAAATCGAAGCCTTCTGCGCCGTGGTTGACGCCGGCTCTGTGTCCGAAGCAGCGCGAGTATTAAACTGCAACCGAACCAAACTCAGCATGGCAATCAAAGCCCTCGAGAAAGACCTCGACACCGATCTGTTTGTCCGCACAGGCAACAACGTGACCTTGTCAGAAATAGGGAAAGCCATTTATAAAGACTGTGAAAACTTATTGGTCACCTCTGCTCGCATCAGGCAGACCTGTGCCCAAGTCTCTGGTGACTTTGCCACTGAGCTGCGTATTGCCCACGACGACAGCCTACCCGATCAAGTATGGCAAGATCTGACGTTAGAGCTCAACCAACGCTATCCAGCTCTTTCTCTCAATATCGTCTTGGCCTCATCGGGCGACCTAGCCGATATCGTTGAGAAAAAGCAGGTTGATTTCGCCTTTGGTGTCGATTTTGAGCGCGAAGATGACCCCATGCTCACCTATCAGCCACTGGGGAAGATTCGTATGATGTCGGTGTGCCGAGCGGATCATAAGTTATCTAAACTGCCCCGTGTTTCAGACGAAGTACTGCGTGATCAAATGCAAGTATCACTCGCCTACCTAAATCTACGAGATAACCCTGAGCTATTGCCTTTCTCTCTGAAGTATATTGGATTTTCAAGCTTCGAATTTATGCTTAAAACCATCATTTCTGAAGGCGCTTGGGGGGTATTGCCAGAGCCATTGATTCGTCAATTATTGCGTGAGCAAACCTTATCTGTCATCAAGCACACCTATGGTTTGACCCAAGAAGATTTCTGTATGCTGACCTCATCGGGCATGTCGGAACACCCTGCGATGACGTGGCTTGCGGACCAAATCAGCGACTACCTGTTTACTTTCTAA
- a CDS encoding alpha-ketoglutarate-dependent dioxygenase AlkB family protein has protein sequence MLKHQYEWQEVENGQLLYIEKLFDHDSAEAVFNELRSSLNWRQDNIRLFGKVHPIPRLQAWYGDASYRYSNLELEAQTWYPKLAELKALCEQYGQHRFNTVLANLYRDGQDSNGWHSDNEPELGINPVIASLSFGGERRFLLKHKLTGEKLEFNLTSGSLLIMAGETQHHWQHTIPKTKRPVAPRINLTFRKVLAP, from the coding sequence ATGCTAAAGCACCAATATGAATGGCAGGAGGTTGAAAACGGCCAACTGCTTTATATTGAAAAACTGTTTGACCATGACTCTGCTGAAGCGGTGTTTAACGAGTTACGGAGCTCACTTAATTGGCGACAAGATAACATTCGCTTGTTTGGAAAAGTGCACCCTATCCCGAGACTTCAAGCTTGGTATGGGGATGCCAGTTATCGCTACTCTAATTTAGAGTTAGAGGCTCAGACCTGGTATCCCAAACTCGCCGAGCTAAAGGCGCTGTGTGAACAATACGGGCAGCACAGGTTTAATACGGTACTCGCCAATTTGTATCGTGACGGCCAGGATTCCAATGGCTGGCATAGTGACAATGAGCCCGAGCTTGGCATCAACCCAGTGATTGCCTCACTCAGCTTTGGTGGTGAGCGGCGATTTTTGCTCAAACACAAGCTGACCGGTGAGAAATTGGAATTCAATCTAACATCCGGATCACTACTGATAATGGCTGGAGAAACTCAGCATCACTGGCAACACACCATTCCCAAAACAAAGCGACCAGTAGCGCCAAGGATAAATTTAACTTTTCGAAAAGTTCTGGCTCCCTAA
- a CDS encoding diaminopimelate decarboxylase family protein, with the protein MKYQARLEDSVKQLSSVLEEQKQLLAEHKANQNYAERLQNILTPTDELTTKGDDLYIGGCKASDLVEQYGSPLFVLSEDTLRGNLRRVKAAFGSNWPKPVNVMFAIKSNTNFAVRAICHEEGVGGDCFGPGEVEATYIAGADPKTIALNGTVKPELAIRKAIEYGYAIHLDSYEEIEIVERIAREVKPKEKVRIAVRLKVIPEDFFNDFEPDAYPFPNFIGAMKWIKFGLLKEEAKKIVNRVKEIDVFEFYGFHTHLGRFSKQPEGWDALYREYARNVIEISRECGVQPFQIDLGGGWPREREPECRSAEHMMNPNTIEDYAKVVCAGMLEEFNKEGFEIPQLWLEPGRYIAGNIGTLLTSVYVVKDDQEMDYTYTMVDASTYLATLVESQESKNPVLPASKMTQPLVEKTTEIAGPICIPSIWESGARMPALEPKDVLAIMDVGHYAESQASQFNSLPRPATVLVKDGEAELIKRAETVEDVFATQILPERLKQKKKKPAAKKPATKRAVARTPSYAKNAKKAASAKA; encoded by the coding sequence ATGAAATATCAAGCGCGTTTAGAAGACTCAGTAAAGCAACTAAGTTCTGTACTAGAAGAGCAAAAGCAACTTCTTGCCGAGCACAAAGCAAACCAGAACTACGCTGAGCGTCTACAAAACATCCTAACGCCAACTGACGAGCTAACAACAAAAGGCGACGACCTATACATCGGCGGCTGCAAAGCTTCTGACCTGGTTGAGCAATACGGTAGCCCGCTATTCGTTCTTAGCGAAGACACACTACGTGGTAACCTACGTCGCGTTAAAGCAGCGTTCGGTTCAAACTGGCCAAAGCCTGTGAACGTAATGTTTGCAATCAAATCAAACACTAACTTCGCAGTTCGTGCTATCTGTCACGAAGAAGGCGTGGGTGGTGACTGTTTCGGTCCGGGTGAAGTTGAAGCAACTTACATCGCGGGTGCGGATCCAAAAACTATCGCACTAAATGGTACAGTTAAGCCTGAGCTTGCTATCCGTAAAGCGATTGAGTACGGCTACGCAATCCACCTAGATTCGTACGAAGAGATCGAAATCGTTGAGCGTATCGCTCGCGAAGTGAAGCCAAAAGAAAAAGTACGCATCGCGGTACGTCTAAAAGTTATCCCAGAAGATTTCTTTAACGACTTCGAACCAGATGCATACCCGTTCCCGAACTTCATCGGCGCGATGAAGTGGATCAAATTCGGTCTGCTAAAAGAAGAAGCGAAGAAAATCGTTAACCGCGTGAAAGAAATCGACGTGTTCGAATTCTACGGTTTCCACACTCACCTAGGTCGTTTCTCTAAGCAACCTGAAGGTTGGGATGCGCTATACCGTGAGTATGCACGCAACGTTATCGAAATCTCTCGCGAGTGTGGCGTTCAACCATTCCAAATCGACCTTGGCGGCGGTTGGCCACGTGAGCGTGAGCCAGAGTGTCGTAGCGCTGAGCACATGATGAACCCGAACACTATTGAAGATTACGCGAAAGTAGTGTGTGCAGGCATGCTAGAAGAGTTCAACAAAGAAGGCTTCGAGATCCCGCAACTATGGCTAGAACCTGGTCGTTACATCGCTGGTAACATCGGCACACTACTAACGTCTGTATACGTAGTGAAAGATGACCAAGAGATGGACTACACCTACACGATGGTTGACGCGTCTACTTACCTAGCAACGCTAGTTGAGTCTCAAGAGTCTAAGAACCCTGTTCTACCAGCAAGCAAGATGACTCAACCACTTGTTGAGAAGACAACTGAAATCGCAGGTCCAATCTGTATCCCATCAATTTGGGAAAGCGGTGCACGCATGCCAGCTCTAGAGCCAAAAGACGTTCTAGCTATCATGGATGTGGGTCACTACGCAGAGTCTCAAGCGAGCCAGTTCAACTCTCTACCACGTCCTGCAACTGTACTAGTTAAAGACGGTGAAGCTGAACTAATCAAGCGTGCTGAAACCGTTGAAGATGTGTTCGCAACTCAAATTCTTCCTGAGCGTCTAAAGCAAAAGAAGAAAAAGCCAGCTGCGAAGAAGCCAGCAACTAAGCGTGCTGTAGCAAGAACACCTAGCTACGCTAAGAACGCAAAGAAAGCGGCATCTGCAAAAGCATAA
- a CDS encoding class I SAM-dependent DNA methyltransferase: MSNEWDEYAATWENNEATAVFAQSCYDALSEITSLKGKSVLDFGCGTGLLSQLMSPTTKYIVALDGSEAMIEELDKKGLENVEPVVDLLTRGLVAQHPAFRNQFDLVVASSVCGFIDNLQDTVNVIYTLLDEYGMFIHWDWAVDSDDAGYGMTEKRAKDVLLNAGFEKVEVSIAFEIDSGKGPKKVLMGVGRK, encoded by the coding sequence ATGTCTAACGAGTGGGATGAGTACGCCGCGACATGGGAAAATAACGAGGCGACCGCGGTCTTTGCTCAGTCATGCTATGACGCGCTCTCTGAAATAACCTCGTTGAAAGGTAAATCGGTTTTAGACTTTGGTTGTGGTACCGGCCTGTTGAGCCAACTGATGTCTCCGACGACCAAATATATTGTCGCACTGGATGGCTCTGAAGCCATGATTGAAGAGCTCGACAAAAAAGGGTTAGAAAATGTTGAGCCTGTCGTAGATTTATTAACGCGCGGCTTAGTTGCTCAGCATCCTGCCTTCCGCAATCAGTTTGATCTCGTCGTTGCGTCTTCTGTTTGTGGATTTATCGACAACCTTCAAGACACCGTGAACGTTATCTATACCTTGCTTGATGAGTACGGCATGTTCATCCACTGGGACTGGGCTGTTGACAGTGACGATGCTGGTTATGGGATGACGGAAAAGCGAGCTAAAGATGTCTTGTTGAATGCGGGTTTCGAGAAAGTCGAAGTGTCAATCGCATTTGAAATTGATTCGGGCAAAGGTCCGAAAAAAGTTCTTATGGGTGTTGGACGCAAGTAG
- a CDS encoding flagellar brake protein, giving the protein MIEHGGDVTLTVNTPVGTSFRCATQFIGAHSEHRILLETPKIDDSDLKYFFQEGFWLTVRAISQRGEGGVVQFRSQLINFIEEPLPILVLSIPQSMQVTNLRKEPRYDVNLSAMLNTGDNQTRCELRDMSKSGCRFILPALGKSLVVGQEVALNVTEGAPKGRYFPSLSGLICNQQKSSHYTAYGIKFDEKGEANAKELLSHLKFDGTKLKLRA; this is encoded by the coding sequence ATGATAGAACATGGTGGCGACGTAACGTTGACCGTCAATACACCTGTCGGCACCTCTTTTCGCTGTGCTACTCAATTTATTGGCGCTCATTCTGAGCATCGAATTTTGCTGGAAACGCCTAAGATCGATGACAGCGATCTTAAGTACTTCTTCCAAGAAGGCTTTTGGTTAACAGTTAGAGCAATCTCCCAAAGAGGCGAAGGTGGAGTCGTCCAGTTCCGCTCCCAACTTATTAATTTTATTGAAGAACCATTGCCTATTTTAGTGCTATCGATACCGCAATCGATGCAGGTGACTAACCTGAGAAAAGAACCAAGGTATGACGTCAATCTCAGCGCCATGCTAAACACCGGCGACAATCAAACTCGCTGTGAGCTCAGAGATATGTCAAAGAGCGGTTGCCGATTCATATTGCCAGCGCTTGGCAAAAGCTTAGTGGTCGGCCAAGAAGTGGCGTTGAATGTTACTGAAGGCGCGCCTAAAGGACGCTACTTCCCTTCCCTATCCGGACTGATATGCAATCAACAGAAGTCTAGCCACTATACCGCCTACGGCATCAAATTTGATGAGAAGGGTGAAGCAAACGCCAAAGAGCTGCTCTCCCACCTTAAGTTTGACGGCACAAAGCTCAAGCTTCGCGCCTAA
- a CDS encoding GNAT family N-acetyltransferase — protein sequence MKIHYIEDSAVTNELDQALITILSSCFTKPSDSRFKTQRFYNEMPQHRWYITGEHEHHIIAHLAVHEKTLSIGGESVPIAGVAEVCVHPDYRKRGLTKALLEEAHQWMQLQPFYYSVLFGRDEVYGSSGYTRITNLSLLPDEPLAQPTPVSVMIKELNQHRWPKQPVLLPGLTF from the coding sequence ATGAAGATACACTATATTGAAGATAGCGCCGTCACAAACGAGCTAGACCAAGCACTGATCACGATTCTCAGTAGCTGTTTTACCAAGCCAAGCGATAGCCGATTTAAAACTCAGCGCTTTTACAACGAGATGCCTCAACATCGCTGGTATATTACCGGTGAACATGAGCATCATATTATCGCTCACTTAGCAGTGCATGAAAAAACCCTCTCCATTGGCGGCGAGTCTGTGCCTATTGCCGGTGTCGCTGAAGTGTGTGTCCATCCAGACTATCGAAAGCGTGGCTTAACCAAAGCTTTGCTCGAAGAAGCACATCAGTGGATGCAACTACAGCCGTTTTACTACTCAGTGCTGTTTGGCCGCGATGAAGTCTATGGCTCTAGTGGCTATACCCGCATCACTAACCTTTCACTACTGCCCGATGAGCCCTTGGCTCAGCCGACCCCCGTGTCTGTCATGATCAAAGAGCTTAATCAGCACCGCTGGCCAAAACAGCCCGTGCTGTTGCCTGGTCTGACATTCTAA
- a CDS encoding aldehyde dehydrogenase, translating into MSFDINKAKGVFATVDAAIEATHKAQVEFYATSTKEGREAILTAIRGAVLAKAEDFAKMVREETKLGRVEDKIAKHQLTAAKTPGTEVLETKVWSGDNGISLEERAPYGVIGAVTPVTNPTETIVNNAISMLASGNAVTFNVHPSSKVVSAIMIDLINKTIVEAGGPENLVTMVKEPTLETLNEIAKSPLVNMLVGTGGPGLVKAILQSGKKGVGAGAGNPPVIVDASANLDLAAAGVYGGASFDNNLLCIGEKEVFVEDSVADEFLAKLEATGAYVLSAEEAEKLTAQILTMDEIDGAKPCTAQEIARVWHPVKQHVGQDAGEILKSIGVESETRLAVMVVENDHPLVHVEQMMPVLPVVRCANIDEAIERAVAAERGNKHSACIYSGNIENVTKFGRAINTTIFAHNGPTLSGVGYNAEGTSTFTIAGPTGEGITNAYSFTRARRFAIAQGGLRIV; encoded by the coding sequence ATGTCTTTTGATATCAATAAAGCTAAAGGTGTATTCGCGACAGTGGACGCTGCGATCGAAGCAACTCATAAAGCGCAAGTTGAGTTTTATGCGACGTCTACAAAAGAAGGCCGCGAAGCTATCCTTACTGCTATCCGTGGTGCAGTGCTAGCTAAAGCGGAAGACTTCGCAAAAATGGTTCGTGAAGAAACGAAACTAGGTCGTGTTGAAGACAAGATCGCTAAGCACCAGCTGACTGCTGCTAAGACTCCAGGTACTGAAGTTCTAGAAACTAAAGTATGGTCTGGTGACAACGGTATCTCTCTAGAAGAGCGTGCTCCTTACGGTGTTATCGGTGCGGTTACCCCTGTCACTAACCCAACGGAAACTATCGTTAACAACGCTATCTCTATGCTAGCGTCTGGTAACGCGGTAACGTTCAACGTTCACCCATCTTCTAAAGTTGTTTCTGCCATCATGATTGACCTTATCAACAAAACAATTGTTGAAGCAGGCGGTCCTGAAAACCTAGTGACTATGGTGAAAGAGCCAACGCTAGAAACGCTAAACGAAATCGCTAAATCTCCACTAGTTAACATGCTAGTGGGTACAGGTGGCCCGGGTCTAGTGAAAGCAATCCTACAATCTGGTAAGAAAGGTGTAGGCGCTGGCGCTGGCAACCCACCTGTAATCGTTGACGCTTCTGCTAACCTAGACCTAGCTGCGGCTGGCGTTTACGGCGGTGCATCTTTCGATAACAACCTACTATGTATCGGTGAGAAAGAAGTATTTGTTGAAGATTCAGTAGCGGACGAGTTCCTAGCTAAGCTAGAAGCAACGGGCGCTTACGTTCTTTCTGCAGAAGAAGCTGAGAAGCTAACTGCACAAATCCTAACTATGGACGAAATCGACGGTGCTAAGCCATGTACTGCGCAAGAAATTGCTCGCGTATGGCACCCAGTTAAGCAACACGTTGGTCAAGACGCAGGTGAGATCCTTAAGTCTATCGGTGTTGAGTCTGAGACTCGTCTAGCGGTTATGGTTGTTGAGAACGATCACCCACTAGTACACGTAGAGCAAATGATGCCAGTACTTCCAGTTGTTCGTTGTGCGAACATCGACGAAGCTATCGAGCGCGCAGTAGCTGCTGAGCGTGGTAACAAGCACTCTGCATGTATCTACTCTGGTAACATCGAGAACGTAACTAAGTTCGGTCGTGCTATCAACACAACTATCTTCGCTCACAACGGTCCAACACTATCTGGTGTAGGTTACAACGCTGAAGGTACTTCAACGTTCACTATCGCTGGTCCAACTGGTGAAGGTATCACAAACGCGTACTCGTTCACTCGTGCACGTCGTTTTGCAATCGCGCAGGGTGGTTTGCGTATTGTCTAA
- a CDS encoding MBL fold metallo-hydrolase: MTVENGLNPWQPTPFLGGQITAVPAQHGHGWIHKVMANGCGFYIELPNEPCIYISGDTVLTNDVNKALTELKPDITVVAAGQAQMDVGQPLLMPTDEVMEFIKRSPGKVIANHMEALNHCPVDRSTLKRTLSAHGLVDKVSIPEDGEILEF, encoded by the coding sequence ATGACGGTCGAGAACGGATTAAATCCATGGCAACCAACCCCGTTTTTGGGCGGGCAAATTACTGCTGTACCTGCGCAGCATGGACATGGTTGGATTCATAAAGTGATGGCCAACGGCTGTGGTTTCTATATTGAGTTACCTAACGAGCCATGCATCTACATTAGTGGCGATACGGTGCTAACAAACGATGTTAACAAGGCGCTCACTGAGCTTAAGCCAGACATTACCGTGGTTGCAGCGGGTCAAGCACAGATGGACGTAGGTCAGCCACTCCTCATGCCAACCGACGAAGTCATGGAATTTATTAAGCGCTCACCAGGCAAAGTTATCGCTAACCATATGGAAGCGTTGAATCACTGTCCGGTGGATAGATCAACGCTGAAGCGAACGTTGAGCGCTCATGGTTTAGTTGACAAAGTATCGATTCCAGAGGATGGTGAAATACTCGAGTTTTAA
- a CDS encoding lipid-binding SYLF domain-containing protein produces the protein MFLKSKQWVWSCLASLWLISSHAYSSDTDMVDKANTIIAQAAQNIDEFDSAAHWESVKNVTGVAKAIVIFPSGGQAGFILGAQWGKGILLTRDGHQWSEPVFVKFRSAMFGLLAGAQKIKGVGVILSDDVVEQLQSGSTKIGGTADVTIGDGVSGKVVGGTSGISAMMVSQNKGLYFGGSIDTFNMTLDNTLNHAIYGESFSVDEVLTNFAPYSGEAQNLRRRLEGIAYRAVYR, from the coding sequence ATGTTCTTGAAATCAAAGCAATGGGTTTGGTCATGTCTGGCTTCGTTATGGCTTATCAGTAGTCATGCTTACTCCAGTGACACTGACATGGTGGACAAAGCCAATACTATCATCGCGCAAGCGGCGCAAAATATTGATGAATTCGACTCCGCTGCACATTGGGAGTCAGTGAAAAATGTTACTGGTGTTGCTAAAGCGATCGTGATCTTTCCGTCGGGTGGTCAAGCTGGCTTTATTTTGGGGGCACAGTGGGGTAAAGGTATCTTGCTAACCAGAGATGGGCATCAGTGGAGTGAGCCTGTGTTTGTCAAATTCCGCAGCGCGATGTTTGGCTTGTTAGCGGGCGCGCAAAAAATCAAAGGCGTCGGAGTGATCCTCTCCGATGATGTGGTCGAGCAATTGCAATCAGGTTCAACCAAAATTGGCGGAACGGCTGATGTCACGATTGGTGATGGCGTCAGTGGCAAAGTCGTTGGTGGCACCAGTGGAATAAGTGCGATGATGGTTTCGCAAAACAAAGGGCTCTACTTTGGTGGCAGCATCGATACCTTCAACATGACTCTAGACAACACGCTAAATCACGCCATTTATGGTGAATCTTTTTCTGTTGATGAAGTACTAACCAACTTTGCCCCCTATTCTGGAGAGGCGCAGAATCTGCGTCGTCGCTTGGAAGGGATCGCTTATCGCGCTGTCTATCGCTAA
- a CDS encoding Lon protease family protein, protein MAIQRLEANKLYHAAELKKLPCKSTKELDPIDEIVGQERAQKAVEFAMSIKEKGYNIYAIGQNGLGKRTMILRYLSRHPHDTQALYDWCYVANFSDTRTPQVLKLPCGMGEKLKKDVEKLISKLVKAIPMAFDNELYFGRADKLKNDLARKQQVELQKLSEEAKEKGISLTITQQGDYQFVALNGEELHTDESFSELPLDEQDRFGTTIDELEVSLRGMARELTDWEETFTDNIQKLNEEVTLGVISHLIKKLKKEYNGYTEIKKYLSALQKDICENVDIFLEEGNEQGEIATASLDKKFPRRYKVNLIVKQSCSDFPIIVEENPNYHSLFGYIETATYKGTVFTDFSLIRAGSLHRANGGVLLMDAVKVLEQPYVWDGLKRALRARQLSFTSLEKEVTLTGTVSLDPQPIPLDVKIILFGDYRTYQLLQHYDPEFSELFKVTADFEDEMPRTAESELHYARFISSIVHDNNMLHCDRKAIARIIEHSSRLSGDQNKLSLHSAHIANLLRESNYVARNAKSNLIRMGHVDQALEYQQMRVNRLQDSVMEGFVNGTTLIHTEGSAIGQVNALSVLTTSDHMFGAPNRITATTSYGDGEVIDIERSVDLGGSIHSKGVMILTAYLSSVFGKTAKVPLTTTITFEQSYGGVDGDSASMAEFCAVVSAFSGQPNRQDIAITGSMNQFGESQPIGGVNEKIEGFFDVCSIKGRHAGQGVIIPRSNAHNLMLRADIVKAVDKGEFHIWAIDHVTEAIELFSGKEAGTQSLEGSYPIDTIYGIAQARLNALRK, encoded by the coding sequence ATGGCGATTCAAAGACTCGAAGCAAACAAGCTATACCATGCCGCAGAACTCAAGAAACTGCCGTGTAAGTCGACCAAAGAACTGGATCCGATTGATGAAATTGTGGGCCAGGAGCGCGCTCAGAAAGCGGTTGAGTTCGCGATGTCTATCAAAGAAAAAGGCTATAACATCTATGCGATAGGCCAAAATGGCCTTGGTAAGCGCACCATGATTTTACGTTATCTTAGTCGCCATCCTCACGACACACAAGCGCTCTATGATTGGTGTTATGTTGCCAATTTTTCCGATACTCGTACCCCGCAGGTATTGAAGTTGCCGTGTGGCATGGGCGAAAAACTCAAGAAAGATGTTGAGAAGCTGATCTCTAAGTTAGTTAAAGCCATTCCAATGGCATTTGATAACGAGCTGTATTTTGGTCGCGCAGACAAGCTAAAAAATGATCTGGCACGTAAGCAGCAAGTGGAGCTACAAAAGCTCAGTGAAGAAGCCAAAGAGAAGGGCATCAGTCTGACGATCACGCAGCAAGGGGATTATCAATTTGTTGCTTTGAATGGAGAGGAGTTACATACTGACGAAAGCTTTTCGGAGCTGCCGCTTGATGAGCAAGATCGCTTTGGCACCACCATTGATGAGCTAGAGGTGAGCCTTCGTGGTATGGCTAGAGAGTTGACGGATTGGGAAGAGACCTTTACCGACAATATTCAAAAACTGAACGAAGAAGTTACTCTTGGTGTCATTAGTCACCTAATTAAAAAGCTGAAAAAAGAGTACAACGGCTACACCGAGATCAAGAAGTACTTGAGTGCTTTGCAAAAGGATATTTGCGAAAACGTCGATATCTTCCTTGAAGAAGGTAATGAACAAGGTGAAATCGCTACCGCATCATTGGATAAGAAGTTTCCGCGCCGTTATAAAGTGAACTTGATAGTGAAGCAGTCTTGCTCCGACTTTCCGATCATTGTCGAGGAGAACCCTAACTATCACTCCCTGTTTGGTTATATTGAAACAGCGACTTACAAAGGCACTGTATTTACCGATTTTTCATTGATTCGTGCGGGTAGTTTGCACCGAGCTAACGGTGGTGTGCTGTTAATGGATGCGGTTAAGGTATTAGAGCAGCCGTATGTATGGGATGGCCTAAAACGCGCACTGCGTGCACGCCAGCTTAGTTTCACTTCTCTGGAAAAAGAAGTGACGTTAACAGGAACCGTGTCACTCGATCCTCAGCCAATTCCACTTGACGTAAAAATCATTTTGTTTGGTGACTATCGCACCTATCAACTGCTACAGCATTACGATCCAGAATTTAGCGAGCTGTTTAAAGTTACCGCTGATTTTGAGGATGAAATGCCGCGCACCGCCGAATCCGAGCTTCACTACGCGCGCTTTATCTCAAGCATCGTACATGACAACAATATGTTGCATTGCGACCGCAAAGCAATTGCTCGCATTATTGAGCACAGCTCGCGCTTGTCTGGTGATCAAAATAAATTGTCGCTGCATTCAGCGCACATCGCCAATTTGCTCAGAGAATCTAATTATGTGGCGCGCAATGCTAAATCTAACCTGATCCGCATGGGACATGTTGATCAAGCGCTTGAATACCAACAAATGCGCGTCAATCGATTGCAAGATAGCGTGATGGAAGGCTTTGTAAACGGTACGACACTCATTCATACCGAAGGTTCGGCGATTGGCCAAGTTAATGCACTTTCTGTGTTAACCACAAGCGATCATATGTTTGGTGCGCCAAATCGAATTACGGCCACAACTTCCTACGGTGATGGTGAGGTCATTGATATTGAACGTAGTGTGGATTTGGGAGGCAGTATTCACTCGAAGGGGGTGATGATACTTACCGCCTACTTGTCCTCTGTGTTTGGTAAAACCGCCAAAGTTCCACTTACGACCACCATTACTTTTGAGCAGTCTTACGGTGGCGTGGATGGCGACAGTGCCAGTATGGCTGAGTTCTGCGCGGTAGTATCTGCGTTTTCGGGTCAACCAAACCGACAGGATATCGCCATTACCGGATCGATGAACCAGTTTGGTGAGTCGCAGCCTATTGGTGGTGTTAATGAGAAGATCGAGGGCTTTTTTGATGTGTGTAGCATCAAAGGTCGACACGCTGGGCAAGGCGTAATTATACCGCGTTCCAATGCTCATAACTTAATGTTGCGTGCTGATATCGTTAAGGCAGTAGATAAAGGCGAGTTCCACATATGGGCGATTGATCATGTGACGGAAGCGATTGAGTTGTTTTCGGGCAAAGAGGCTGGCACGCAGTCGCTTGAAGGCAGCTACCCTATTGATACAATATATGGTATCGCGCAGGCAAGGCTTAACGCACTGCGCAAGTAG
- a CDS encoding fasciclin domain-containing protein, whose protein sequence is MKTIFTRSLAAIAALLLSFSALADHHGMKKDIVDVAAENGSFTTLVAAVQAAGLVDTLKGDGPFTVFAPTDDAFAKLPDGTVEMLLKPENKDKLVAILTYHVVAGKVMAADVMGLDKATTVQGQDIMITKSDGKVMVDNATVIATDVKAKNGVIHVIDTVIMPK, encoded by the coding sequence ATGAAGACTATATTCACACGTTCGCTTGCAGCGATAGCAGCACTTCTACTCTCGTTTTCAGCACTGGCTGACCACCACGGAATGAAAAAAGACATTGTCGACGTGGCTGCTGAGAACGGCTCATTCACTACGCTCGTTGCAGCAGTACAAGCTGCGGGGCTCGTTGATACGTTGAAAGGTGATGGCCCATTTACGGTGTTTGCACCCACTGACGATGCGTTTGCAAAACTGCCCGATGGCACAGTCGAGATGTTGCTCAAACCAGAGAACAAAGACAAGCTAGTCGCAATTCTCACCTACCACGTAGTCGCAGGAAAAGTGATGGCAGCGGATGTTATGGGGCTAGATAAGGCGACCACAGTGCAAGGTCAGGACATTATGATTACTAAAAGCGATGGCAAGGTGATGGTGGATAACGCTACCGTTATCGCGACCGATGTTAAAGCGAAAAATGGTGTGATCCACGTGATCGATACAGTGATAATGCCAAAATAA